In a genomic window of Mageeibacillus indolicus UPII9-5:
- the era gene encoding GTPase Era has translation MLIQFQKEKCKWSTAELRQIIRYTLQAGFSYLPFSDYLSEEGLQPEFAVTFIGADAMRSLNKEQRGIDKVTDVLSFPMLAMKKGALEEHLTAADINPENNSVFLGDIVICLDRAEEQALEFNHTMQREVAFLTLHSMLHLVGYDHVDNETDRLEMEEIQRELLDNLGIKREMTSEQIIKLITTNLKRLNEIENDYSEQKMWAETDQAAFDPLSGELSATDVSTNLNDGEPILSETRSVQGKQEQECLLKPEGEQEQQLIKSGFVSIVGRPNAGKSTLLNAISGQHLAIVSRKAQTTRNNIRSIYNARGVQMIFIDTPGLHEPDTELGKYMQEAAKKALSNSDILLLMIDACKAGPTSIEENCLKTAQSLRLPTVIAFNKIDLIDKSALLPVLNRYRQLAPQAEIIPISAKLSDGVGELLRVLTGLLPTGPRYYPVDSFTDQSERQIAGEMIREQLLIYTHEEVPHGTAVIIDSFEEVAAENSTDPYDRSLVRIHASILCDKESHKGIIIGKGGQSLKRIGSAARHNIEKMLDCKVYLELHVKVRPDWRNRRGILQELGYQNKD, from the coding sequence TCAGCTATTTGCCATTCTCAGATTATTTAAGTGAAGAAGGCTTACAGCCAGAATTCGCTGTAACTTTTATCGGTGCCGATGCTATGCGCAGTTTGAACAAAGAACAACGAGGTATAGACAAGGTAACAGATGTACTTTCATTTCCAATGCTTGCCATGAAAAAAGGTGCCCTAGAAGAACATTTGACAGCAGCTGATATTAATCCAGAAAACAACAGCGTTTTTTTGGGTGATATTGTCATATGTTTGGACCGCGCGGAAGAACAAGCCCTAGAATTTAATCATACAATGCAGCGCGAAGTGGCGTTCCTGACTTTGCACAGCATGCTTCATTTAGTCGGCTATGACCATGTCGACAATGAAACGGATCGTTTGGAGATGGAAGAAATTCAACGCGAGCTTTTGGATAATCTTGGGATAAAGCGTGAAATGACTAGTGAACAAATAATTAAACTTATTACTACAAATTTAAAGCGTTTAAATGAGATAGAAAATGATTATTCTGAGCAAAAAATGTGGGCCGAGACGGATCAAGCAGCTTTTGATCCTTTGAGCGGAGAATTGAGTGCTACCGATGTCAGCACTAATTTAAATGACGGCGAGCCGATTCTTTCTGAAACCCGTTCGGTTCAGGGCAAGCAAGAGCAAGAGTGTTTGCTTAAACCGGAAGGTGAGCAAGAACAGCAACTGATTAAATCTGGGTTTGTAAGCATTGTCGGTCGTCCAAATGCCGGTAAGTCTACCTTACTTAACGCCATCAGCGGGCAGCATTTAGCAATTGTTTCACGCAAAGCTCAAACTACGCGTAACAATATAAGATCTATTTACAATGCGCGTGGAGTTCAGATGATATTTATCGATACCCCAGGCTTGCATGAACCGGATACAGAGTTGGGTAAGTATATGCAGGAGGCTGCAAAAAAAGCTCTGAGTAATTCTGATATCCTGCTTTTGATGATTGATGCCTGCAAGGCTGGTCCAACTTCTATCGAGGAAAATTGTTTAAAAACTGCTCAATCACTTCGCTTGCCGACAGTGATTGCTTTCAATAAAATTGATTTAATTGATAAATCAGCTTTATTACCCGTTTTAAATCGGTATAGACAGCTTGCACCACAAGCTGAGATTATTCCAATATCTGCCAAACTTTCTGATGGAGTCGGCGAACTGCTGCGTGTGTTGACTGGACTTTTGCCTACCGGTCCACGTTATTATCCAGTCGACAGTTTTACCGACCAATCAGAGAGACAAATCGCCGGCGAAATGATTCGGGAGCAGCTGCTTATTTACACTCACGAAGAAGTCCCTCACGGTACAGCTGTTATCATCGATTCCTTTGAAGAGGTAGCCGCGGAAAATTCTACTGACCCTTATGATCGTTCACTAGTACGTATACATGCTTCCATATTATGTGATAAAGAGTCGCATAAAGGAATCATCATCGGCAAAGGCGGCCAATCTCTCAAACGCATCGGGTCAGCAGCGCGGCACAATATCGAAAAAATGTTGGACTGTAAAGTTTACTTAGAGTTACATGTTAAGGTAAGACCTGACTGGCGTAACCGCCGCGGTATTCTTCAAGAGTTGGGATACCAAAACAAAGATTGA
- the recO gene encoding DNA repair protein RecO: MFVKGLVAKINQVKEKDAYIELITRDHGKISLFAQGILLPASRLHKLAVPFSLIEVELSERGVTKRILSGEVVAEFSHILAELNLQIPAGQIIQLVLDLMQTDTVQPLTYVLAVNALYALNRPETDVQLFTALVKVKLLLLNGYALDLAASKKFFSQRVDCLMEADYQWQDFPRSNKTDLARVLACLNEIESEKIRNIRLPAQLRSSFIRFAEELLNYCLDHSYNHSVLTNQMGEMEKLAERLKITRRREAVSGTNN, from the coding sequence ATGTTTGTCAAAGGTTTAGTTGCCAAAATCAATCAGGTCAAAGAAAAAGATGCGTATATTGAATTGATTACCAGAGATCATGGAAAAATATCGCTGTTTGCCCAGGGTATATTGTTGCCGGCTTCACGTCTGCACAAATTAGCTGTGCCGTTCAGTCTTATTGAAGTTGAACTTTCTGAGCGGGGAGTGACTAAAAGGATCTTGAGTGGGGAAGTTGTAGCTGAGTTCAGTCATATTTTAGCTGAGCTCAATTTACAAATCCCGGCCGGACAGATAATTCAGCTGGTTCTTGATTTGATGCAGACTGATACGGTTCAGCCGCTGACCTATGTTTTGGCGGTCAATGCTCTTTATGCACTCAATAGACCGGAAACTGATGTTCAACTGTTTACCGCTTTGGTAAAGGTGAAGTTGTTGTTGCTTAATGGTTACGCTTTGGATCTGGCCGCGTCAAAAAAATTTTTCTCGCAACGAGTTGACTGTTTAATGGAAGCAGACTATCAATGGCAAGATTTTCCAAGGTCTAACAAAACAGATTTAGCTAGAGTATTGGCATGCTTGAATGAAATTGAGTCGGAAAAAATACGCAATATACGTCTTCCGGCGCAACTGCGTTCTTCGTTTATACGGTTTGCTGAAGAGCTTCTCAATTATTGTCTTGATCATTCTTACAATCATTCAGTTTTAACGAATCAAATGGGTGAGATGGAGAAGTTGGCGGAACGTTTAAAAATTACCCGCAGGCGGGAGGCGGTAAGCGGAACGAATAACTGA
- a CDS encoding ATP-dependent DNA helicase, whose amino-acid sequence MQVVIGVRALIESVCRRGGLVPNGGLGSDSSTGMNLHRLFYKKANSIFPAYRGLTEYALSRTFNLTDVDITVQGRADLVLWPNTMPLVSAQATTTSLPSDVAVIEVKSYAGLKTQLNPEGYPLHWDQALLYTCLLHNVTSNGHRTFTYHLAYISLEDDDPLILTKTVDESDAFAWLINVLQEYGSLARNEYLYRLTRDASIKALHFPYPQIRQGQRELMSSVLAAIASKVPLLAQAPTGTGKTVSTLYPSIKAIGNNLADKIFYLTAKTTTRQVASETVNKLYQAGLILRTIILSPKEQLCLSPEIFCDLRMCPYAIEYYDRLPEALIELKLSPLVTAEEITSVAKKFNLCPFELALDFARCCDLIIGDYNHFFDPRIRLIRFFSDDSRHHIILCDEAHNLAERTRDMYSAELSFLKVHAAKEKIKSLSPQLVTKLDILTKYFAAFAQAMKSEKSGFEQVEKSLAEKPVFQAENFRAVAAPLPGLRRFLFSLIEPLHDLLDNITDFDLRRPIMDFYFELLFFLRIHDEYFDESYVTCVKRDHRDIILTLRCQDTSSKLVATYKDQHIPIFFSATMAPLKYYKNIFCGQDETIYPDILNLASPFPAENLLLLTYTGLKTTYEYRNYTLLEAAKLIWQACSIKPGNYLVFFPSYRYLNSVASILSSQVGKNWHLLQQKPNMSPDEREAYLSNFADSAKEFSTIGLAVLGGSFSEGIDLSGDRLNGVIIIGVGLPQLSPERELLKQYFDFKLRQGFNFAYLFPGFSKVMQAAGRLIRSEYDRGFIILADERYAKPEYVNLFPEYWHPSEISTIREVEAEINNFYKYFEL is encoded by the coding sequence ATGCAAGTAGTTATTGGTGTGCGAGCGTTAATTGAATCGGTTTGTCGGCGGGGCGGTCTTGTCCCCAACGGCGGTTTAGGGAGCGATAGCTCCACCGGAATGAACTTACATCGTTTGTTTTACAAAAAAGCAAATTCAATTTTCCCTGCTTATCGTGGTTTAACTGAATACGCGCTAAGCCGCACATTCAACCTGACTGATGTTGATATAACTGTTCAGGGGCGCGCCGACTTAGTTTTGTGGCCGAATACCATGCCGCTCGTTTCAGCTCAAGCAACAACTACGTCGCTTCCTTCAGATGTGGCAGTTATTGAGGTGAAATCATATGCCGGGCTAAAAACTCAGCTTAATCCTGAAGGTTATCCTTTACATTGGGATCAGGCTCTGCTTTATACCTGTCTTTTGCATAACGTTACATCCAATGGTCACAGGACTTTTACCTATCATTTGGCCTATATTTCACTTGAAGATGACGATCCGCTTATTTTAACGAAAACCGTCGATGAATCTGATGCTTTTGCTTGGCTAATCAATGTTTTGCAAGAGTACGGCAGCTTGGCACGTAATGAATACCTGTATCGCTTGACTCGCGATGCCTCAATCAAAGCTCTACATTTCCCTTATCCCCAAATTCGCCAGGGGCAAAGAGAATTGATGTCTTCTGTGTTGGCCGCTATAGCATCTAAAGTACCGCTGTTGGCGCAAGCACCGACCGGAACTGGCAAAACCGTTTCCACGCTTTATCCGTCAATAAAGGCAATAGGCAACAATTTGGCCGACAAAATTTTTTATTTAACCGCCAAGACAACTACGCGTCAGGTAGCTTCTGAAACTGTAAACAAACTGTATCAGGCCGGATTGATATTGCGCACCATAATATTGTCCCCCAAGGAACAATTATGTTTGTCGCCAGAAATATTTTGTGATCTGAGAATGTGCCCCTACGCAATAGAGTACTATGATCGCTTGCCTGAAGCATTGATAGAATTGAAACTTTCTCCTTTAGTTACTGCGGAGGAAATTACCTCTGTTGCCAAAAAATTTAATCTATGTCCGTTTGAGTTAGCGCTTGATTTCGCTCGCTGCTGCGATCTTATCATTGGCGACTACAACCATTTTTTTGACCCGCGCATACGCTTAATTAGATTTTTTTCTGACGACAGCAGGCACCATATAATTCTCTGTGATGAAGCACACAATCTGGCTGAGCGTACCCGAGATATGTACAGTGCCGAACTGTCTTTTCTGAAAGTCCATGCCGCCAAAGAGAAAATTAAAAGTCTGTCTCCGCAGCTGGTTACAAAATTAGATATACTTACCAAGTATTTTGCAGCATTTGCCCAAGCCATGAAATCCGAAAAAAGTGGCTTTGAACAAGTCGAAAAAAGTTTGGCGGAGAAGCCGGTTTTTCAAGCGGAAAATTTTCGAGCCGTAGCAGCACCGCTCCCAGGTTTGCGTCGTTTTTTATTCAGCTTGATTGAGCCTTTACATGATTTGCTAGATAACATCACTGATTTCGATTTACGGCGACCGATAATGGACTTTTACTTCGAACTTTTGTTTTTCTTACGTATACATGATGAATATTTCGATGAAAGTTATGTGACTTGCGTAAAACGTGATCACCGTGACATAATCCTAACTTTGCGCTGTCAGGATACATCATCTAAATTAGTGGCGACTTATAAAGATCAACATATCCCGATATTTTTCTCAGCAACTATGGCCCCACTTAAATACTATAAGAACATTTTTTGTGGCCAAGATGAAACCATATATCCAGATATACTAAACTTAGCATCGCCGTTCCCGGCAGAAAACTTATTATTACTGACCTACACCGGTTTAAAAACTACTTATGAATATCGCAATTACACTTTACTGGAAGCAGCAAAACTTATTTGGCAAGCCTGTTCAATAAAGCCCGGCAATTATTTGGTGTTTTTCCCATCCTACCGTTACCTGAATTCAGTGGCTTCAATCTTGAGCAGTCAGGTCGGTAAAAACTGGCATTTGCTTCAGCAAAAACCAAATATGTCGCCTGACGAGCGAGAAGCCTATTTGAGCAATTTTGCCGACTCGGCCAAAGAATTTTCTACCATTGGGTTGGCCGTATTGGGTGGAAGTTTCAGTGAAGGTATTGATTTGAGCGGTGATCGCTTAAATGGCGTAATAATCATCGGAGTCGGCCTGCCACAACTTAGTCCGGAACGAGAGTTACTTAAACAATACTTTGATTTTAAACTACGCCAAGGCTTTAATTTTGCCTATCTTTTTCCTGGTTTTAGCAAAGTAATGCAGGCTGCGGGGCGTTTGATTCGCAGTGAATATGACCGCGGTTTCATTATTTTAGCTGATGAGCGATATGCCAAACCTGAATATGTAAATCTATTTCCGGAATATTGGCATCCGTCGGAAATCAGCACGATAAGGGAAGTTGAAGCCGAAATTAATAACTTTTATAAATATTTCGAGTTATAA
- a CDS encoding IMP dehydrogenase codes for MAQFISEESRTFSEYLLLPNLTTKQCVPDNVSLKTPIVKFRKGKEEAKLSINIPLTSAIMQAVSDDGLAIALARCGGLSFIYGSQSIESQAAMVRKVKRYKAGVVVSDCNLTPQATLADVLELKRKTGHSTMAITDDGTADGVLLGIVASKDYRISRLSLDTCVTTFMTPFDSLVYAYDGISLSEANDKIWENKVNQLPIVTSEHHLVGLVFRKDYDEHKENPDELLDDNKRLMVGAGINTRDYAERVPALIEAGADILCIDSSDGYSEWQSDTLRWIKQNYGDRVFVGGGNVVDGEAFRYLVNAGADFVKIGIGGGSICITRETKGIGCGQATALINVVKARDEYFAETGVYIPLCSDGGLVLDYHMTLALAMGADFLMLGRYFARFDESPTRRLLVNGTYVKEYWGEGSNRARNWQRYHEGDAPGMVFEEGVDSYVPYAGSLKENVDSALAKIRATMCACGSLSLDELHQRARLVRVSSTSIVEGGAHDVIAKESERIK; via the coding sequence ATGGCACAGTTTATCAGCGAAGAATCACGTACTTTCAGCGAATATTTATTGTTGCCCAATTTAACAACAAAGCAATGTGTTCCGGATAATGTAAGTTTAAAAACCCCGATTGTCAAATTTCGTAAAGGGAAGGAAGAAGCTAAACTTTCGATAAATATTCCCTTAACGTCAGCTATAATGCAAGCTGTATCCGACGACGGATTGGCAATAGCTTTGGCGAGATGCGGCGGACTTTCTTTCATATACGGATCGCAAAGTATCGAATCACAGGCCGCTATGGTGCGCAAAGTTAAACGTTATAAAGCCGGTGTAGTAGTTTCTGATTGTAATTTAACGCCGCAGGCCACCTTGGCTGATGTGCTTGAACTTAAGCGCAAGACCGGTCACTCAACTATGGCTATAACCGATGACGGTACAGCCGATGGTGTTTTGTTAGGAATCGTAGCTTCAAAGGATTATCGCATTTCCAGACTTTCTCTAGATACTTGTGTAACTACTTTTATGACTCCCTTTGACAGTTTGGTTTATGCTTACGATGGAATTTCCCTCAGTGAGGCCAATGATAAAATATGGGAAAACAAAGTTAATCAATTACCAATTGTCACTTCCGAGCATCACTTGGTTGGCCTGGTTTTCCGCAAAGACTATGATGAACATAAAGAAAATCCCGATGAATTATTGGATGATAACAAGCGTTTGATGGTCGGTGCTGGTATTAATACTCGCGATTACGCTGAGCGAGTACCCGCATTGATTGAAGCCGGGGCTGATATATTGTGTATTGATTCTTCGGACGGCTATTCTGAGTGGCAAAGTGATACCTTGCGCTGGATTAAGCAGAACTACGGTGACCGAGTTTTTGTGGGGGGAGGGAATGTAGTCGATGGAGAAGCTTTTAGATATTTAGTTAATGCCGGGGCTGATTTCGTCAAAATCGGCATCGGTGGCGGCTCCATTTGCATCACTAGAGAGACCAAAGGCATAGGTTGCGGCCAGGCCACCGCTTTGATAAATGTGGTTAAAGCCCGTGACGAATATTTTGCTGAAACTGGTGTGTACATCCCGCTTTGCTCCGACGGGGGTTTGGTACTCGATTATCACATGACATTGGCCTTGGCTATGGGGGCGGATTTCTTGATGCTTGGCCGGTACTTCGCCCGTTTTGATGAAAGTCCGACGCGCCGCTTGCTTGTTAACGGTACATATGTTAAAGAATATTGGGGAGAAGGCTCAAACCGTGCGCGTAACTGGCAACGTTATCATGAAGGGGATGCCCCGGGTATGGTCTTTGAGGAAGGCGTTGATTCTTATGTGCCGTATGCTGGCTCGTTGAAAGAAAATGTTGACTCAGCTTTAGCTAAAATCCGAGCAACGATGTGTGCCTGTGGTTCGCTGAGCTTGGATGAATTGCATCAACGCGCCAGATTGGTACGCGTTTCTTCTACCAGTATTGTTGAGGGTGGTGCGCATGATGTTATTGCCAAAGAAAGTGAACGTATCAAGTAG
- the greA gene encoding transcription elongation factor GreA, which produces MPEVEQIEMTLEGFNHLKEELEHRKIVVRSEVAERIKVALSFGDLSENSEYDDAKQAQAENEGRIMEIEAILKKVRVIDNDEISKTNVTLGSAFVLRDEATGEETQYTIVGAKEENIFENKISSDSPVGQQVLGKKKGSVISVKAPIGQLKYKIVKICKD; this is translated from the coding sequence ATGCCTGAAGTAGAACAAATTGAAATGACCCTTGAAGGTTTTAATCATTTGAAGGAAGAACTTGAGCATCGCAAGATCGTGGTTCGTTCGGAAGTGGCTGAGCGTATTAAGGTTGCCTTGTCTTTTGGTGACTTATCGGAAAACTCCGAATATGATGACGCCAAACAGGCTCAAGCCGAAAATGAAGGCCGAATAATGGAAATTGAGGCCATACTGAAGAAAGTTAGGGTTATCGACAATGATGAAATCAGCAAGACCAATGTTACCTTAGGTTCAGCATTCGTTTTGCGGGATGAAGCTACCGGCGAAGAGACCCAGTACACCATTGTCGGAGCCAAAGAAGAGAATATTTTTGAAAATAAAATTTCTTCCGATTCTCCGGTCGGACAACAAGTTTTAGGCAAAAAGAAAGGGTCGGTTATCAGCGTTAAAGCTCCTATCGGCCAGCTTAAGTACAAGATTGTCAAAATTTGCAAAGATTAG
- the lysS gene encoding lysine--tRNA ligase — protein sequence MSAINESNKTISQNEQMQIRCDKLSQLRAAGKDPFEQVRFERTHSCEEICRDFANLEGKRVKIAGRIMSKRGMGKVSFCDLNDKFGHIQIFTKIDLLGEEAYKEWQKLDIGDWVGIDGEVMRTQRGEISIRNYGYVLLSKSIRPLPEKFHGLQDMDTRYRRRYLDLIVNPEVRQTFAKRSIIIRTLRNYLDNIDFLEVETPILNVIPGGAAARPFITHHNAMNIDLYLRIAPELYLKRLIVGGMDRVYEIGRQFRNEGMDTKHNPEFTLLELYQAFTDYKGMMELTETLIYECAMAACGKTTVTWRGVDVDLKPPFRRLTMRDAVLQYSGVDFDQIKDLPAAVAVATEHNLPVEPGMGRGDIFNLFFETYVEDKLVQPTFIYDYPIEISPLTKKKPGRPELTERFELFICGAEFANAYSELNDPIDQRERFKAQLRKRELGDEEANRMDEDYCMALEYGLPPTGGMGMGIDRLTMLLTDSESIRDVLLFPTMKPLSDGVGKVLGNAENAAVTSSGDAEITEAAVTPNQAVHEVIDFSRVEIEPLFTETVDFDTFSRSDFRAVKVKACVAVPKSKKLLQFTLDDGTGTDRIILSGIHAYYEPEELVGKTLVAITNLPPRKMMGIESCGMLLSAVNKLKESEEEELHLLIVDDHIPAGAKLY from the coding sequence ATGAGTGCTATTAACGAGTCAAACAAGACCATAAGTCAGAATGAACAAATGCAAATCAGATGTGATAAATTGTCTCAACTACGAGCGGCCGGTAAAGATCCATTTGAACAGGTGCGTTTTGAAAGAACTCATTCATGCGAAGAAATTTGTCGTGATTTTGCGAATTTGGAAGGTAAACGAGTTAAAATTGCCGGGCGCATAATGAGTAAGCGAGGAATGGGTAAGGTCAGTTTTTGCGATTTAAACGACAAATTCGGCCACATTCAAATTTTTACAAAAATAGATTTATTGGGCGAGGAAGCATATAAGGAGTGGCAAAAACTCGACATAGGCGATTGGGTAGGCATTGATGGAGAAGTGATGCGCACACAACGCGGAGAAATTTCCATACGCAATTACGGTTACGTTTTATTGAGCAAAAGCATTCGTCCGCTACCCGAAAAGTTTCATGGTTTGCAAGATATGGATACCCGTTATCGTCGCCGTTACCTTGATTTGATCGTCAATCCGGAAGTGCGCCAGACCTTTGCCAAACGTAGCATTATAATTCGCACTTTGCGCAACTATCTTGATAATATAGACTTTTTGGAGGTCGAGACGCCGATCTTAAATGTTATTCCCGGCGGTGCAGCGGCGCGGCCGTTTATTACTCACCACAATGCGATGAATATTGATTTGTATCTGCGTATTGCGCCGGAGTTGTATTTAAAACGCCTTATTGTTGGTGGTATGGATCGAGTATATGAAATAGGACGTCAGTTCCGCAATGAGGGAATGGACACCAAACATAATCCAGAATTTACTTTGCTCGAATTGTATCAGGCCTTTACCGATTATAAGGGTATGATGGAGCTTACCGAAACTTTGATCTACGAGTGCGCGATGGCTGCTTGCGGCAAAACTACAGTTACGTGGCGCGGTGTTGACGTGGATTTGAAGCCGCCGTTCCGCCGTTTGACTATGCGGGATGCGGTATTACAATATTCTGGTGTTGACTTTGATCAGATCAAAGATTTGCCTGCTGCTGTTGCAGTTGCCACTGAGCATAATTTGCCAGTCGAACCTGGTATGGGACGCGGTGATATTTTTAATCTGTTCTTTGAAACATACGTTGAAGATAAGCTAGTACAACCGACTTTTATATACGATTATCCTATTGAGATTTCTCCGCTAACCAAGAAAAAGCCGGGCCGCCCTGAATTAACTGAGCGCTTTGAATTGTTTATTTGTGGTGCTGAATTCGCCAATGCTTATTCTGAGCTTAATGATCCGATTGACCAGCGGGAGCGATTTAAAGCTCAATTGCGCAAGCGTGAGCTCGGTGATGAAGAAGCGAATCGTATGGATGAAGATTATTGCATGGCTTTGGAGTATGGCCTGCCGCCTACAGGTGGTATGGGAATGGGCATAGATCGCTTGACGATGTTGCTCACTGATTCTGAATCAATTCGTGATGTGTTACTTTTCCCAACAATGAAGCCGCTGAGTGACGGGGTAGGAAAAGTTTTAGGAAATGCCGAAAATGCTGCGGTAACGTCAAGCGGAGATGCTGAGATAACCGAAGCTGCGGTAACGCCAAATCAAGCTGTGCATGAAGTTATTGATTTTAGTCGCGTGGAGATAGAACCGCTGTTTACCGAAACGGTTGATTTTGATACGTTCAGCCGCTCAGATTTCCGGGCGGTAAAAGTTAAAGCTTGTGTAGCCGTGCCTAAGAGCAAGAAGCTTTTGCAGTTTACGCTAGATGATGGAACTGGAACTGATAGAATCATTTTGTCAGGCATTCATGCTTATTATGAGCCGGAAGAGCTAGTCGGTAAGACGTTGGTGGCTATTACCAACTTGCCGCCGCGTAAAATGATGGGCATAGAATCTTGCGGAATGCTGCTTTCAGCGGTCAATAAGCTTAAAGAGTCAGAGGAAGAGGAATTGCATCTTCTAATAGTCGATGATCATATACCAGCTGGCGCAAAGCTGTATTGA
- a CDS encoding DUF1542 domain-containing protein yields the protein MRKLKNIQKCKQCFASVCLSLTLIGTGGILSQGGVITVYADNNTGLSDHTTQDDPSANLVFKDENLNGQTLEQMSSTLKIMGETVENNELLKTKWDELGKGTQVGLGKSYETSIFGNWKAVNSGKFHIVRKTDKDVFPLEVINSTLDDTVWLQEQALYRESEYIMLLSGTRTLANKDQKAYDGSDYKYSHEGPQIAKALAGYDGIEKTFKAYSPEHGSRVKISFRIGYTGDTDGSKANYKVEVFSIKDGAETKVYDTVIDPTKDVTNEKMTVTKATDGTCKQSIKISKTPNKPGKDKPRQQYIGDEEAIKMMAENGNKPNGKSGLFTSSEIKLEKGVTEYKVRISLADNNRTGMSYQSWGVKYSLPMFGDGFSITQDTAGVAKYVFTKIYDKLIENKTIDTKKKTDTSVVAYTQALTKMKELIDSTELKSKKDYVDALDVAVKAKNNLVSTEQQGIDALTKVADDKIATLNQNKDLSESERQTAIKRVNDEKDAAINNIKKATDNAGVDQAKENGIAEVGKINPVAKDNAIAAINKALSEKEKEIEGKNYLTTAEKDKLKKEAKAIADQYISEITAKPSSADTAEKAAQIQEAIDKAKDVAITKIANIKPIGIVPTPIDPFVPSPEYVPNGDITLTPDKEVKNGLKSKRVGMIPKTGESTTPPFSLVALGFAIVGLGILLKKKMMEENK from the coding sequence ATGAGAAAATTAAAAAATATACAAAAATGCAAACAGTGCTTTGCAAGTGTCTGCCTTTCTTTGACTTTAATCGGAACAGGTGGGATTTTATCTCAGGGCGGTGTTATAACGGTCTATGCTGATAACAATACTGGACTAAGTGATCATACTACGCAAGATGATCCGTCTGCTAATTTAGTTTTTAAAGATGAGAATCTTAATGGACAGACATTAGAACAGATGTCGAGTACTCTCAAAATAATGGGAGAAACAGTTGAAAATAATGAATTACTTAAGACAAAATGGGATGAGCTAGGAAAAGGCACGCAGGTTGGATTGGGTAAATCATATGAGACTTCGATATTTGGTAACTGGAAAGCAGTAAACAGTGGAAAATTTCATATTGTTAGAAAAACAGATAAGGATGTTTTCCCTCTTGAAGTTATTAATTCGACTTTAGATGATACTGTCTGGCTTCAAGAACAGGCTCTTTATAGAGAAAGTGAATACATTATGCTATTGTCAGGAACAAGAACTCTGGCAAATAAAGATCAAAAAGCATATGATGGCAGTGATTATAAATATAGTCATGAAGGACCTCAGATTGCAAAAGCGCTAGCTGGTTATGATGGTATCGAAAAGACTTTTAAAGCGTATTCACCGGAGCATGGTTCTCGTGTAAAAATCTCTTTCAGGATTGGATATACTGGTGATACTGATGGAAGTAAAGCCAACTACAAAGTTGAAGTTTTTTCAATAAAAGATGGTGCTGAGACTAAAGTTTATGATACGGTTATCGATCCAACGAAAGATGTAACTAATGAGAAAATGACCGTTACGAAAGCTACCGATGGAACGTGTAAGCAAAGTATAAAAATATCAAAAACACCAAATAAGCCAGGTAAGGATAAACCGCGACAACAGTATATAGGCGATGAAGAGGCTATCAAGATGATGGCTGAAAATGGTAATAAGCCTAACGGTAAATCCGGACTTTTTACAAGTTCAGAAATTAAGTTGGAAAAAGGCGTTACTGAGTATAAGGTGAGAATCAGTTTAGCTGATAATAATCGTACAGGTATGAGCTATCAATCATGGGGTGTAAAATATTCTCTTCCTATGTTCGGTGATGGATTTAGTATTACCCAAGATACTGCCGGAGTGGCAAAATATGTGTTTACGAAAATATATGATAAGTTGATCGAAAATAAGACGATAGATACTAAGAAAAAAACAGATACAAGCGTTGTGGCATATACTCAAGCATTAACTAAAATGAAGGAGCTTATCGACTCTACTGAATTAAAGAGCAAGAAAGATTATGTTGATGCTCTTGATGTTGCTGTAAAAGCAAAGAATAACTTAGTATCAACTGAGCAACAAGGAATAGATGCTCTTACTAAAGTTGCTGATGACAAAATAGCCACCCTAAATCAAAACAAAGATTTAAGTGAAAGTGAAAGGCAAACTGCTATAAAGAGAGTTAATGACGAGAAAGATGCGGCAATAAATAATATTAAAAAAGCTACTGATAATGCCGGAGTTGATCAAGCAAAAGAAAATGGCATTGCGGAAGTTGGAAAAATTAATCCCGTCGCAAAAGACAATGCCATTGCTGCAATAAATAAAGCTCTTTCTGAAAAAGAAAAGGAAATTGAAGGGAAAAATTACCTTACTACGGCTGAAAAAGATAAGTTGAAGAAAGAAGCAAAAGCAATAGCGGATCAATATATTTCAGAAATCACGGCGAAGCCATCTAGCGCGGATACGGCCGAAAAGGCCGCTCAAATCCAAGAAGCTATCGACAAGGCCAAAGATGTTGCTATTACTAAAATTGCTAATATAAAACCGATTGGAATTGTACCAACTCCAATTGATCCATTCGTTCCATCGCCTGAATACGTTCCTAATGGTGATATTACTCTGACACCTGATAAAGAAGTTAAGAATGGTCTTAAATCAAAACGAGTGGGAATGATACCAAAGACTGGCGAATCAACAACACCTCCATTCTCATTGGTTGCTTTGGGATTTGCAATTGTAGGTTTAGGCATTCTTCTTAAGAAGAAAATGATGGAAGAAAACAAGTAA